In Flammeovirgaceae bacterium 311, one DNA window encodes the following:
- a CDS encoding RagB/SusD domain protein (COG0457 FOG: TPR repeat), translated as MKSRILSFAILLLLNNACELEIEPFEGVTKENLAEVVNGLEYATNGAYSLMKDQLEYKGVADFRSTYARNLHQMLEYPSDNVTLSATTTDPLFNAATREHFPAQENATYIWNTAYRIINTANLSIESVEEGASASSDHLLGENYFLRAMAHFDLLRLFAKPYSHGTDNPGVILRLDSTAPDDQARATVGESYEQVVSDLEKAAQLMSRTNGRGVEYASKEAAWALLSRAYLYMEMNEKAIEYATQVIESGKFQLASADEYLNSFWNTQNSRESIFIIKHTLQDDRGTGSIGSMYLTDQIGWGEIYASEPLRQLLEQHPEDVRNDLIVPQLAPDGVTVQTRNGIPKYFITKHSYQDGVVTLNSPHVLRLAEMYLNRAEAYAKMGQDQLALDDINVIRRRAGLSGDALYTLDNLQGANSVLGAVLQERRLELAYEGHRTIDLYRNKIDINRNFPGVQPQEVISWDNPRNIYYIPQDELFTNRLATQNE; from the coding sequence ATGAAAAGCAGAATTCTTTCTTTCGCTATACTGTTACTCCTGAATAATGCCTGCGAGCTTGAGATTGAGCCTTTTGAAGGTGTTACGAAAGAGAACCTTGCTGAAGTAGTCAATGGCTTGGAATATGCGACAAATGGCGCTTATTCCCTCATGAAAGATCAGCTTGAGTACAAAGGAGTGGCCGATTTCAGGAGTACCTATGCCCGTAACCTGCACCAGATGCTGGAATACCCCAGCGATAATGTTACCCTTAGTGCTACCACAACAGATCCTTTGTTCAATGCTGCTACCCGGGAACATTTTCCGGCACAGGAAAACGCAACCTATATATGGAATACAGCCTATAGAATAATTAATACAGCAAACCTAAGCATAGAGTCTGTTGAAGAGGGAGCAAGTGCCTCCAGCGACCATCTTTTGGGTGAAAATTACTTTCTGCGGGCAATGGCGCATTTCGATTTGCTGCGCCTCTTCGCTAAACCTTATTCTCATGGTACCGATAACCCCGGTGTAATTTTGCGATTAGACAGCACAGCGCCTGATGATCAGGCAAGGGCTACGGTAGGAGAAAGTTATGAGCAGGTGGTGAGTGATCTCGAGAAGGCCGCTCAGCTCATGTCGCGTACCAATGGCAGGGGTGTAGAGTATGCCTCCAAAGAGGCTGCCTGGGCACTGCTTTCCAGGGCCTATCTCTATATGGAAATGAATGAAAAGGCTATAGAGTATGCTACACAGGTTATTGAATCTGGTAAATTTCAATTAGCATCAGCTGATGAGTATCTTAATTCTTTTTGGAATACCCAAAACTCCAGGGAATCGATATTTATCATCAAGCATACCCTTCAGGACGACAGAGGGACGGGATCCATTGGCTCTATGTACCTGACGGACCAGATTGGCTGGGGAGAGATCTATGCTTCGGAGCCCCTGCGCCAGCTGCTTGAGCAGCATCCGGAAGATGTACGTAATGATTTGATTGTGCCTCAGTTAGCACCTGATGGTGTGACGGTACAGACAAGAAATGGTATTCCCAAGTATTTCATTACCAAACATTCCTATCAGGATGGGGTGGTAACCTTAAATTCTCCGCATGTGCTGCGGCTGGCAGAGATGTACCTGAACCGTGCAGAGGCTTATGCCAAAATGGGGCAGGATCAGCTGGCTCTAGACGATATCAATGTAATCCGGAGGCGGGCGGGCCTTTCCGGTGATGCACTTTACACGCTGGATAATCTGCAGGGTGCCAATTCAGTATTAGGTGCCGTACTGCAGGAGCGCAGGCTGGAGCTTGCCTACGAAGGACACCGCACGATTGATCTGTACAGAAACAAGATCGATATAAACAGGAACTTTCCCGGAGTTCAGCCGCAGGAAGTGATAAGCTGGGATAACCCGCGCAACATCTACTACATACCTCAGGACGAGCTTTTTACAAACAGGCTGGCTACTCAAAACGAGTAG
- the agaS gene encoding tagatose-6-phosphate ketose/aldose isomerase (COG2222 Predicted phosphosugar isomerases): MQELTDRGAIHTAREISQQPEIWQKVWNLVERERTSIQTFLNKHKEIQRIILTGAGTSAFIGLSLRGVFQRQTGLLTEAISTTDLVSHPKDYLHPDIPTLMISFARSGNSPESVAAVEMADKVCRSCYHFMITCNPEGKLANMTTKQDSYILTLPHEACDLSLAMTSSYTGMLLAGKLVAHVFDLESTRKSLQTIVTYGQKIINYYAQELKQLAELDFKRAVFLGSGPFYGTATESHLKLQELTDGKVICKRDSFLGLRHGPKAVVDETTLVIYIFSNNDYALRYEKDLVASMKKGKAPLAEIGIMESDIPNVGLKNKIVLSENGYSLDEEFLTVCSVVPAQILGFYKSLQLGLQPDTPSATGAITRVVEGVEIYAMH, translated from the coding sequence ATGCAGGAACTGACCGATCGTGGAGCGATACATACGGCAAGAGAGATTTCTCAGCAGCCGGAAATATGGCAGAAAGTCTGGAATCTGGTAGAGAGGGAGCGGACTTCTATCCAGACGTTTCTTAACAAACATAAGGAAATACAAAGAATTATTCTTACGGGAGCTGGCACAAGTGCTTTTATAGGCCTGTCCCTCCGGGGAGTTTTTCAGCGGCAGACAGGCCTCCTTACTGAAGCTATTTCCACAACAGATCTGGTATCACATCCTAAGGACTATTTACATCCCGATATTCCCACCCTGATGATTTCCTTTGCGCGCTCCGGCAATAGCCCCGAGAGTGTTGCAGCAGTGGAAATGGCCGATAAGGTCTGCAGGAGCTGTTATCATTTTATGATCACCTGCAACCCTGAAGGAAAGCTGGCGAACATGACAACCAAACAGGATAGCTACATATTAACCCTTCCTCATGAAGCCTGTGATCTAAGCCTGGCCATGACCAGCAGCTATACAGGCATGCTGCTGGCAGGAAAACTGGTTGCCCATGTTTTTGATCTGGAAAGCACGCGCAAAAGCCTGCAGACGATTGTTACTTACGGGCAGAAGATTATCAATTACTACGCCCAGGAGCTGAAGCAGCTTGCAGAGCTTGATTTTAAACGGGCGGTATTTCTGGGATCAGGTCCTTTTTATGGCACTGCTACCGAATCGCACCTAAAACTTCAGGAGCTTACCGATGGCAAGGTTATCTGTAAGCGCGATTCCTTCTTAGGGCTTCGCCATGGACCAAAGGCGGTGGTTGATGAGACCACCCTGGTCATTTATATCTTCTCCAACAACGATTATGCCCTGCGCTACGAAAAGGACCTGGTTGCTTCCATGAAGAAGGGAAAGGCTCCACTGGCAGAAATCGGGATTATGGAATCTGATATACCCAATGTAGGGCTCAAAAATAAAATCGTGCTGTCTGAAAACGGGTATTCGCTCGATGAGGAATTCCTGACTGTTTGCAGCGTAGTGCCGGCCCAGATTCTCGGTTTTTATAAGTCGCTGCAATTAGGGCTTCAGCCTGATACTCCCTCGGCCACAGGTGCTATCACCAGGGTGGTGGAAGGTGTAGAGATATATGCTATGCACTAG
- a CDS encoding putative aga operon transcriptional repressor of sugar metabolism (COG1349 Transcriptional regulators of sugar metabolism) → MSKNRDSTVTRRKETLHLITDQGQVSVKALSEKFNVSEVTIRNDLEQLEKKNLLIRARGGALKVETGVAIDQRLADKNRINFQEKARIGKKAAQLVYESDTIIIDSGSTTAEMVKNLPELQDLTVITNALNIANQLMTIPHINVIIPGGFLRKNSLSMVGPQAEKSLRNFNVDKAFLGVDGFDTRNGIFTPNVEEARLNEIMIEISREVILLADSSKFSKRSFAFICSINQIDKVITDNGIPEDDLKRLQDAGVEVIIA, encoded by the coding sequence ATGTCAAAAAACAGAGATTCGACCGTAACGCGAAGAAAGGAAACCCTTCATTTGATTACGGACCAGGGGCAGGTTTCCGTGAAAGCGTTAAGCGAAAAATTCAATGTAAGTGAGGTTACCATTCGCAATGACCTCGAGCAATTGGAGAAGAAAAACCTGTTGATCCGTGCAAGGGGTGGTGCTTTGAAGGTAGAAACTGGTGTAGCCATAGACCAGCGACTGGCAGATAAAAACCGGATCAATTTTCAGGAAAAAGCCAGAATCGGAAAAAAAGCAGCCCAGCTGGTTTACGAATCTGACACCATCATCATCGACTCCGGATCAACAACAGCTGAAATGGTGAAAAACCTGCCTGAACTGCAGGACCTGACCGTAATCACCAATGCGCTGAACATCGCCAATCAGCTGATGACGATCCCGCACATCAATGTGATCATCCCCGGTGGCTTCCTGCGCAAGAACTCCCTCTCCATGGTGGGGCCACAGGCAGAAAAAAGCCTGCGGAATTTTAATGTAGACAAAGCCTTTCTGGGTGTTGATGGTTTCGATACCAGAAATGGCATCTTCACCCCCAATGTGGAAGAAGCACGCCTTAACGAAATCATGATTGAAATTTCCAGGGAGGTTATCCTGCTGGCCGATTCCAGTAAATTCAGCAAAAGAAGCTTTGCCTTTATCTGCTCCATCAATCAAATAGACAAGGTAATTACTGATAATGGCATTCCCGAAGATGACCTGAAACGCCTGCAGGATGCCGGTGTGGAGGTAATCATTGCCTGA